The Chryseobacterium oranimense genome contains the following window.
TTTCTGAATTCTGATATTGTCATTTATCTTGTGAAAACCAGTTTTGTGTCTGTAGATTTTTCCTCATTGATCAGGTAGCCTTCATAGTTGAATGCTTTTACATCATCCAGCGTCTTGGCATTGGTTTCTGCACAGAACCTTACTACGAGACCTCTTGCGTGCTTGGTGTAAACTACGATGGTTTTCAGTTTTCCGTCTTTCAGTTCATAGAAGTCAAAATCAATCACCTTATGGTTAAGTTTCTTCCTGTCTATAACCTTTCCGTATTCGTTGCTGGCCAGGTGAAGCAGTATTTCACCTTTTTTCATTTCGGAATTAAGCTGGTCCGTAATTTTGTCCCTCCAGAATTCATAAAGGTTTTTATATTGATCAAATTCAAAATGGCGTCCCATTTCCAGCCTGTAAAGCATGACCTTATCGGATGGCTTCAGCAGACCGTACAGTCCGGAAAGCATCCTGTAATTTTTCTGCAAATAATCAATGGCATCTTTGTCCAGGGTTTTGGCATCCAATCCTCGGTAAACCTCTCCTGTAAAGGCAAATAAGGCAGGAGCAGATTCTTTGGCTGTGGGTTTTGCTTTCCATTTCTGGTTTCTTTCCCAGTTCTCATCGGCGAGCTTGGATGATATTTCCATTAATTCGGAAAGATACTTTGGGGATTTATGTTTTAAATAAGACTGGATGAATGTAGCTTCTTCGATGAATTTCGGAGTGGTGGTTCTTAAAAGTTCTGTTGAATTCTCAACGTTCATCAGTTTCGCTGGAGAAGTTATAATTTTCATAATGTTTAGAAGGCAGATAAATGTTTAATATCAATAAAATTCATCATCATCATCGAT
Protein-coding sequences here:
- the yaaA gene encoding peroxide stress protein YaaA, producing the protein MKIITSPAKLMNVENSTELLRTTTPKFIEEATFIQSYLKHKSPKYLSELMEISSKLADENWERNQKWKAKPTAKESAPALFAFTGEVYRGLDAKTLDKDAIDYLQKNYRMLSGLYGLLKPSDKVMLYRLEMGRHFEFDQYKNLYEFWRDKITDQLNSEMKKGEILLHLASNEYGKVIDRKKLNHKVIDFDFYELKDGKLKTIVVYTKHARGLVVRFCAETNAKTLDDVKAFNYEGYLINEEKSTDTKLVFTR